A window of Vulpes lagopus strain Blue_001 chromosome 16, ASM1834538v1, whole genome shotgun sequence genomic DNA:
tgggcaagggggagggaaaaaaaagaaagaaagaaaatgaagccaaGCCTCAGAGCTCTTTAGAGGCTTGGAGCAATGAACTGCTGAAACTTCCCGGGCACCTTGGACAGAAAGCCCCACTGAGTGCACAGGTGCTGGTGGAAAGGTGGAGCCCTCGGGAGGGGCTAGGTCAGGCGTGGAGGGTAGAGACCTAGGTTAGGGTGCTCGAGTTCCTCCTCACCTTTGCGTCAGAAGGGGCCTGTTTGCTGGCGAGCTCCCCGCTCTCTCTATCCAAGACACCGAGACACATGCAGGGCGAGGACTGTGATTTGGAACAGCGGCATGATTCCATAATTGCAAACGCCGTGCGCTCGGTTGTCTGGTGGAACATGCCCATCAGAAATAACCTGTAGCTCTGGAGGCCAGTGGGTTGCTATGACAACCAGACAAAAGAGTTTAATAATAGCTCTCCCTCAAAGCTGGAAAATTGACAAAAAGATGAGATTTCTAAATGCAAGGGTTTCTCATATAAATGCAAACAAGCACCAGATACGCCGATTTCTTTGTTCGACAAATATTCAGTGGGTGCTGCGCCTGCCTGATGTTGGGGGGCTGAGGCCAAGGCGAAGGGTCCCCTCCATGGTGGAGCTCACATGCTGGTGCAGGAGGCAACAGAGCAACAAGccggccaccccccccccccgcagaagGTCCTGCAGGAAAGAGACTCTTGGGGCTGCCATCCCACACAAAGGGGGTGCCCAGGGCAGAGAACGCAGGGGAGCCCCGGCCGGGCACAGCTCACCAGCAGTGTCTGGGGGGCTTGCAGGAGATTcagaaatgaagcagaaaatgGAGTCTCACAGTCTTGGTTAATGTGGGGACAGACACCCAGCTGCTAGCCGGAGTGTCCCCTGCGCCTGCGGCTGGAGGTGAGGGCTCCGCCTGCCACACAAGGGCGGGTGTGTGCCTTAAAGACAAAATCTGGGGACCTGGAATACAGATGATGGTGATAAAAGCTGTAGCCCACACTTGACAGGAGCCACTATTCACAAGGTTGTCCGGcagctggggtttttttttttttctttcgttttttgttttgtttttgaagtttgCACAGATCACAGAGTGACCCTCTCTGCGTATATTGAATAAACTATGATGAACTGGAAGTCAGGACAAGAATCCAGCAAGAAGCAAAGTTCTGAATAGACTATTGTGGCTGAGGGTCTGGGCTTCAACAGAGGGGGAGACGAGGAGATTGACATGCACACAGCACTCGCAGAGACCATCCAGGCACAGAAAATGCTAGAATGCTGCTAAATGGCTGAGCTCGCTCTAAGAAACTTCCCAGTTTTCATCATTACCCTAATTCTGATAGCTTTGTTTGGttctgggttgttttgttttgttgttgttgttgttgttgttttaaatagaaGTAACATTTGCTGTTTAAGATAATTAATACTGCCATTGATTACACAGAGCCATTTGTCagtgctcttttctttcttttcaggaaGTGGAAACATTCCATGATATAATGCCAAGACTAGACTTTGGCTCATGATCTAGGGTTCCAGTACACATTTAGTCTACGAAGCTTTATTTAATCAAAACAAGATGAAGtgcctttccttgccttttctgtaCAGAGCAGCGGCAAGAGCCCGGGGAGCTCCCCAAGGCCttctggggggtgagggggaggacTTGCCCGTGTTGTGCGGATTGCAGGAACCCCCAGGATGGTGTTAGCACTTTGGCTGCCATGTGATGACATCTGGCCTGACAGATGGTGCGGGAGAGATTGCTATTTAACCTAACAGCCTTTCTCCCCCATCCTATACGAAGGAACTCCTGGATGTTAACTCAACACATCTTGTTCTAGAATAAAGACTACCTCTTCCGAGCACTCTTGAAGTTAGGTGTGGCTACTCCGTGAAGTTCTGGCCAACGTCACATGACTGGAAGTGATGTATACCACCTCTCTTAcaggggagggtcctgctctctcccccctctttctttcttctggatGATTGGAATAGAGACACCAGGACTAACCACTTTGGACTAGATGGACCAGGACGACACCCCCAGGATGGCAGAATGGGAAAATAGAAAAGCCCGAGTCTCAGGGGACTTTCTAGAGACTTAACAAATTGGACTTTTATATGAGAAACTGCTTTTTTAAATAACCACTAGGTCTCTACTACTTACAGCCAGAACTATATTCCAGCCAATAGACACAGTGAGAGAAAACGTTAGCTCTTGAGGTCTTCTGAAGACGCACACTCCAGATCAGGCTGTGCCTGAAGTAAGTCCTATTGCTGAATTTTTCCATTATAataggcaaacaaaacaaaacaaaaaaccaaaaccaaacaacaacaaaacacaacccCACGAAACCCTCCAAAATACCTACCTGATTTTCTTAAGATGATCTAAGGTGATATTGCTTACAATTCAGAGTCCAGGCTCTTCTCTTTAAGACACACAGATCTGTTTGGAATAAATACTTTTCCTGACATTAATGTTAAGTCCGGTTAGGTCGTTTTCCTagaatcaacaaatattttgcctCCGcccataaaaaatatttgattgagATACGGTGTTCCTAAGCAATTTTTAACTTTGGAGGTGAGGGTGCAAAAGGCTGACTCCATAAGGTGACTCCCCAGACAAGGTTGTTTTAGGAGGAAACAGGTCTCACATCTAGATGGAATGTTATTACAACAACGTCCACTCCCTACTCTGTGCCTTGCTCGGACCACACTGAATCCTCACCGGTACTCGCTTGAGGAATGGAAGTTTGACGAAACAGATCCAGGTGACAAATGGCTCAGAGTCAAGGAGGAGGTCCTTCCTGTTTTGCACAAAATCTATTGCCCCCACGGTACTCTGAGCCACAGCAGCCTCtgcaaagtttttttaaagtttaattataaaaaaaaaatcaatgggtttatatatatattgaacactcttgttggttttaaaaataacattgtcTTACGTTTCTACGGATAGTCACATTTTCTCTAGGTGATTATGCTTTCTAATGCTTCCCGGCTTTATCCTATTTGCTATAATGGATATTCCTATAGAGTGATAAAAGGGTCTTGCAGTTTCTAAGCTATGGGAAGGAGAGACTGTCACATGTACTCTTTCTTACCTTAGGTCTCATGTCTTATCATCCTTGACgtaagaaaaaggcaaatttgttgtaattttataaagaatggaTCAAAAGGGCCACTTAAGTAAGCGCtttgcctccggctcaggtcatgatctcagggtcctggggtagagccccgcggcaggctccctgctcagcagggagtccgcttctccctctgcctctgccaccatcaccacccctgcccacccccacccctgcttgtgctctctcaagtaaagaaaatctttttttttttaagagtgaattAAAAGCTTTCCTTAGATTCTTTACTATAGACAAGCCAATTATAgaattaatttctagtttatcCCTTTGGCAGCCCTAATGACACTTATCGTTTGAACTTAGAAGAACTTGCAAAAATCTGGGTTACGCTTTTCAGACTACAGGAACAGATACAAAAGATAATTAAGGTCATTCTAAATCTTACAAAGAGTAGTCTTGCAAACAGTGTTATAGCGAGCATTCACCAAAAGATGTGCTGATTAATTGGAAAACTGAGACAAAAGGTGCTTTCCTGTCAAGAAGGCATTTCAATACCGCTAGTCCTGCCACTCACTGCACAAGCAAGGGTTTATACGTTTGGCATAAACACTGAATTAAAAAGCCAGGAAGTTTAGGTTCTAATACCAGTTTTATTTGCAACTAATCACATACAAATcacttatctataaaataatgattaacATCGATTCTCTAATTCACAAATATATCACGAAACCAAAGTTCTTCCCAAGAAAACTTCTTTGTAAACCAAGATATTACTGCTACTTAGCTGTTACCTAACTCCAAGGTTGAGAATGACAAATTAGAGGATTTGTCATTTATCAGTCGTTTGCATACCTTAATTCTGCAGAGAGACAATCTGGTGAAGATCAGCACTGTCCTATTTCAACCTTACAAAACAGAAAGCTATCCGTAAGAAGTTACTGGTGAAGAAAAAATTGGCCAAATACACTACTGAGACACAGCTTTGTGTTAAGTACAGTGCTTATAACAACCCTGCTGTTAAAGAGAACAAAATGTAGCCTTAAACAACTAAAAGCATGTTTGCCCTTTTGAAGGAACACATACTGTTAGGACAAGCATCTCAGTTCACTAAAAATGTTAACCAGGAATGTTTTGTAGGATCTTCAGATGGCCAATCCAAACGGCTGagacaacttttttcttttttcttttctctcttccttattaCCCttttgtgtctccctctctccattttcACCCTAtggtatttcatttaaaaaatccagttTCCCCACCTGAGAACACCAACCAATCCTCCGTACTCAGCCACGGTGTAAGAAATGTTAGCATTCTATCACTAGAGCAGAAACATAGAAGAGGAATTAGCATGTTACTGAATGAAGATTCAGGAAGAAAATTCTAACTGGGTCTAGAAAAAACGGATACACCATAAGCATCTGGTCATTTTTCACGGGTATGTAGCGTGACAACCATAGCTAATAAACCCTCAAGAGGTAAGCACTTGTATTTAGCAATGTCAGTTTTGTACGATGTAGTCTCTGTTTCTGAACTTTCCCTTACATAGTGTGACAGAAACAAAGACCGGAGTATGGTTCACAGAGAAACACGGAACAAATACAAATACCCTAATAAAATAACCATGTATACCACTGCTTAGGGAAATAGTTTAGACGAAATATACTTTCACTACTGGCCCCAAATGCCATCATTCACTTATGTTATTTAACTGTAAACTTTTAATACAAAAATACCTTTAAGCTGATAATAACATTTAGTGACTTACAAAACTGACAATATTTCAATGCTACACAAAACAGTTCTATACACAACTTAAAGTTTTAAAGTTCTTTGCTGGCACTTGATTTCATAGTTGATAGACACAATATCTACTGATCTCAATAAAATACTGTTCTTAGCTTACACATATTTTCAAAAcgaatattatttcattaaacagCAAAGAATAATCACATTTTGCTGACAAATCTAAGATGAACACCAAAACTGTACAGCCAAAGTATTTTAAGAATCACATAAACTTTTTAAGACAATGGATACAAATTTACACAATCGTGTCCAGTGAAAAAGAGGATGATTCCTCTGATTCTGTGAAGCATATATCAAGTATAGATCAAAAATGTGAACCTACAAAGCAAGttagtttagtttttcttttttttaaggtttttccaTGACTGGTGACACTACCAGAACAGATGGAAAATTGGTCACTGTTTGCAAATACACATTTTAcattacaaatttaaaacaaatttctttttaaacagctgaatcttgtgtgtgtctgtttttacttTTAGTGAGCTTACGGCCATCCTGTACATCATTACAAGTGAAATCACCAGTCacattaaacatctgcctttttttttcttcttcacaaaAGGGGAGGTAACTAAACTAAAATCTggaaaactatatttaaattagAACACATTTTGTAATAATCCACTAGTTTAAAGTTTTGGGAACCTACTACCCTGTTCTGAAGGGAAAGATACACTTTCAAAACCCTACCTGGTGATTCCTACCCAATCggttttctactttaaaaatcaaaattcaagtCACAGTACTTGTGGCACAAAACAGAAGATTTAATAACAAAAGACTGAATTAGTATAATCAAACATAAACATACCCAACAATCAAATCAATACTGGACTTTTAGAACAGTAAATTATTAAATAGGTTGATTTCTTTGTGTATAAATTCCCTAACATTAAATTATGTTAGTATTTCAAACAATACCCTTTCTAAACCAAACCTGAAATCAATCaacctgtgttgtttttttttttttccagcaaagaGAAAGGGCATCTCTTTAAGACACTTTCCAAAGCAGTAAAAACACCTTAGTGTTTCAACCTATCTACAACAAACTCTGCTGATCCTGTGCATTTCACTGAGGTGCTACCTGAACCCACAAATCATCATCAGATAAAGAACTTGAACTTCCTGACTCAGAGTCCAGCTCACTGAATCCACCTAAATCCCATTCGGTGCTCGATTCACTCGGCACGTCTTCTTCCTCAGTGAGGAAACTGTGACCAGGTTCAAGGCAGGAAGGATAAACACGAGCTGAGAGGCAAAAGAAGTTGGAATCAAACTGGAAGAGGCCTAAGGTGGTACCTATGTTGATCCACTGGTCTCCCCTAGTGTCATATTCATACACGGTCACCCGGTTCTTCTTCCACTGTGGGGTGCGAGAGGTGATCAGCAACAGTTTTTGGCCGTGATTGATTATCCGGTAGTTGTTGGTCTCCGACACCAGGGGAATATTGTTAATCTGCCTCCATTCCCCCCTGACTGGGTTGTAGACCTTCATGACCGGGATGTCGCAGATACAGTAGATCTCATCATTGAAGACACAGGCTTCCTGAAAGTCATTGCGCTTGAGGGAAACACACTTGAGCCACATATTGTGGCTCGGATCATAGCAGAACATGCGCTTACTGTTGAGGGCGTAAAGATAGTTCTGGATGACCATTAGATCAAAGGATATAAAGGAATGGGGTAGCGGAGCCACCAGTGCCCACTGGTTTCTCTGGACACTGTAGCACTCCACCTCCTTTAACTTAACACCGGTAATGGGGTCTCGCCCACCCAAAATGTAGATGTAGCCATTGAGGTAGGCCACATCCATGCCCTCCCGGCACAGCAGGCGGTCGGCCAGCTGCTGCCAACTATTCTGGGCTGGCTTGTACACCCAGAGGTCCTTCCTGGGCTGCGCGGCCAGGTAGATGTCGTGGTCTGGAGAGACGCAGACAGCTAAGGTGGTGACAGTCCTGGTGTGAGCAAGGCAGGTCAGAGGCGAGGGCACTTTGTAAATATCGCCGGTGTATGGGTCACAGCACAGAAAGGGATCTCTAGGATGTCCAAAGAAGATCACCATCTTCTTAGCACACACGCCCAGCCTCTGGGGTGGGTTTTCAGCTATGGGTACAAcagaggagctgctgctgctgctgctgctgccgccgccgccaaccccactgcccccactaccaccgctgccgctgccgccgctgctGCCGCCACCACTGCcaccgctgctgctgctgccgccgccacAGCTGCCACTGCTGGTCTCTGGCTTGGGCGCCAGAGCCTTGCACAGCTTGTCACCATAGCGCATCTGCAGGGCCCCCTCGATGAGGTCCAGACAGTACTTTTTCACAATGGTGTTGGTCAGCAGCCCCTCCAGGTAATCTTTATTTTCATCAGTGAAGTGTGTCCAGCGGACACACTTGAAGACTTCCGCAGCGCTGGGTCCGCGCTCCTTGGGAGCCGCCTCCAGCCACTGCACGGCCACATGACACACGGTCTGCTCCAGCTCTATGTTCAGACTATCCAGGCGCAGGATGGACAGCAGCTGGGCGAGGGTCAGATCCGCCAGAGTCTCTTCCCGAATCGAACCCATCTGGCTGAGCTGCTTGAAATTGTGGGCTATGAAGGACTGGGCCTGGGATCGCAGCTTGCGGTGGCCGAAGGCGTCGGCGAACTTGAAGATGGCGGTGCAGTTGGCCAGGTCGAGGCGGCGGGCCAGGAAGGAGGCGCAGGCCTCCCGCACGTACTCGAGCTGCAGCATGTCGGAGGCCGCGTACAGGCGCTCCACGTTGGCCTCGCTCAGCGACACGCGGCCCGTGTAGCAGTAGTCGACCAGCACCTCGAAGGACTCGGCGTCCACGTCGTGCATGGTCACGTTCGCCTGGTGGCTCTCGTACATGCCGCCCGTGAACATGCTCTTGAAGTAGGGGCACGCGGCCGCCAGCACGTTCCGGTTGCAGGGGAAGAGGCGGCCGGTGCCGGGCCCGCTGCCGGGCGTCACCACCTCGATGGTCACGTCGCACAGCAGCCGCGCGTCGTAGAAGGACTTGAGCTGCGCCAGGAGGGCTGCGGAGTGAGCCGCGTCCTTCAGCTCCTCCGGGCCCGTGAAGAAAGCCGAGACCGTGGGCTTGTGGATCCTCTTGGGCCGCTTGCCGCCGCGGGGGCTGGCCAGGCGGCGAGAACGCGGAGCCTCTTCCCGGGACTGCATGGTGGAGATGGCGGCGGGTACGAGGGCGAGAACGGGTGCACGGACCGGGCGCGGGCTCCTCCTCGCCCTCTTCGCGCGGGCGCTAGATCGCGGCGTCTCCGGAGAGACTGCAGCACGGGTCCATTTACCTAATCCAGCCGTATGCCGCAGTGCCGCCTCCCTTTATCACGTAGCCAGCGCCTGACTCACCCGCTTCCAGTTCCGCGCCCTTTTCTCCGCCTCAGCTCGCCTTACAGAACCCGGCTGGACGGAACCGAGAGAGCCGCCACTGCCGCGCTGGCAATACCGGTAGGCGTCCCGCGGAACTACGGCTCCCAGGCTGCCTTTCGCGCCCCGAGGCATGCCGGGGCCCCTCCAGACTCCAGGGGATAGGCGGATGGCCCGGAGCCGCTGTGCACGCTGGGAGCGGTAGTTTCCATAGGCATCGCGAGATTTATCGGCCGTTCATTGTTTTCGGCCGACGGAATTAGAAATCGCTAATTTTCGGCCGTTCGATTTTATGCTTTAGAACTTTGGAGCCTGGAATCCGGGTTAGCCCTCCTGGTTTTCGTATCTGCCACCTTGTTGGGCTCCGCGCTCGggacggttttttttttttttttaaatgtgaataacGACGGTGTGTCCCAGCGCCGTGTGACGACGACGACGTGAATTGCGTAGGTTAAATAAGGATGCTCGGACGACACAGGCGCGGGTTAGGCTGATAAAGACTCAGGCGGCGCCCGTGAGGTGGAGGTCGGGTGCCCAGTAGCTTCTCTTTGCTCGTTGAGATCATCGAGTGCTCCCTCTTGAGATGTAGGAGCCCGTGGGGGAAAAAAATCGAGAGCCCTGCAGGTTTTCCGCAGAGATGCCGCCCCTTCCGCGCCCCCGCCTTTTtgtaatacattctttttttttttctttcttttcccccaaagattaGTTTTAGGCGTATGATACAAGGATTTCAGTGATTGTGCGTTGCTCGGTGGTCATCAGGATAAGGGGCCTCTCGATCGCCTTTCGCCCATCCCCCCCCTTCTCTCCTGGCAACCACCGTTGTGTCGTCTGGATTTAAAGTCgggggtgtttttgtttgttgttgttgttgtttcttttctttattagcAGCTgagttgggtttgttttgttttgttttgtttttttgagttggTTTTTAAGAGCAGTTTCCGGTGTCCCAAGATCGAGCCGGGTTTCACGGGGAGCCGCCACCCCCCGTACCCCCTGACGGTCCCCCCTCTGGCCGACACCTCGCCTCTGGGGGTGCGCGCCACCGGGTCATCGTGGGTTACAGCGGGCTGTTGAGATTGGGTCCCGCTCCTGGGTGCAGTTGCGAGGGTCCTGCAGAAGGTGTAAGGTCACGGGCCCACCATTACAGTGACCTACAGAACAGCCCCCACGGCCATCAAAATTCCCTGTGTTCCATCCCTTTAtgcttccttctccctgccctcccacccgCCCGCGCCCGCCTTCTCAGAAACCACTGATTTTCCTTGCTGTCTCGTTTTAACTTTTTTCCCAGGATGTCACATAGTTAAAACTAGACAATGTgtagcttattattattattattatttacaacgtgtagccttttaaaaacatctttcacttagcaatagtCATTTCAGGTggctccatgtcttttttttttttttccagcttaaaaGCTCATTTCTCTTATCACTGAAtgatattctgttgtatgtataGATTTGCCACAGTTCACTTGCCCATCATCATCCACTCTAGGACATTCCGttggctttgggtttttttacAGTTGTGGCTAAAACTGCTGCGAACACTCGTGTGCTGGTTTTTGCATGGacgtaaggttttttttttcggGTCATTTCGGTAAATGCCAAGGAGAGTGAtcttgctgggtcttagggctagatcatgtttagctttgtaaggaatcgccaaaatgttttccaaagtggtggcTATACAGTTTCTGCATTCCCGCGGGCAATTAATGCGCGTTCCTGTTGTTCCACATTCTTCCCAGCGTTTGGTGTTTCAGGGTTTTGAGTTTTTGACCTTACAGATTTTAAAGTCGGCTCCGGAAAAATGCTGAAGTACATGGTAGTAGTTTAAACATTCAGCAGTATCTGCAAGGGCTGTTAAATTTCAATCTCAGAGAGCAATATATATGGATTAGGTCAAATTATGTAAAGCAGGCATATAAATTAGATGATTGGGTGGTCTCACAAAGTCCATCTTTCATGTTCAGGAAGCAGCgcaaaaattatttccattaacCTCTTAATGTGAATGTTTAAAACCAGTTCAATATACCTCCTTACGCGCCTGTCTCCAGATCAATGGAAGCATCTAGAATTCCAGTTGaggataattttaaataaaaatatttcaacaaggAGATCTTGTTCTACTCAGGATCCTTAAGGCTCAGCAGCGTCGTACACACTCAAATACCCTTTGAATTAATCTAGTCCatgctttataaaaatgttatatatttgtgtttatccACATTGTTTCAGCATAAACCCTCAAAATAAGTTGTGCTCAGTCACTGAGTTTTAACTTCTTCATCTATGCCTTTAACAGCATTACTTGCTTTCCATTGCTtttcacagaaatgcaaaatattaaacACTGCTCTCAGGCCTACAGTAGTATTGTTCAATAGAATTTTCTACGATGGTGAAAATGTTCTGTTATCTATAAAACCAAAGAGAAGCCAAAACAGATCTTTCCCACACAGCCTTCAGACAACCCTGCTGATGTCCTGATCTTGGACTTAAAAAAGTATAAGATGATAAATTTCTttggtttaagccacccagtccatgCCACAAACAAAGTACCATgtcagccctagaaaactaacaccaacatcttttattttccccACCAACTTCCCTTGGACTACATAAGCAATATCTGCAGTGGGACGTGATCTACCACTTACTTGCCTTTGTCTACATCTTTTTCTGTCTCACTAGTACCTCTCACTACACAGCATGGCTTAGTGCTTAGTTCCACTGGCTCCCTAATTAATCTTCACTAGGAATATCAGAACTTTCTGCTCCCCCAAATGCTTTAGCTTTGAAGTCCCTGTCTCTGTACCCATGtaccttcctttgcctttttatgACTCCTTGATCatcagatttttgttgttgttgttgttcctataAAACCCCCCAAATATTTAAGTatacactatgttaattataataCCTGACTCCCTTGGTAGGGAGTCAGAGGTGGCTCACTCCTATGACACAGGCTAAGCTTGGGAGGCCAAATCCCTGGAAGTAGCAGCACAGCCTTCC
This region includes:
- the LOC121477140 gene encoding kelch repeat and BTB domain-containing protein 6; this encodes MQSREEAPRSRRLASPRGGKRPKRIHKPTVSAFFTGPEELKDAAHSAALLAQLKSFYDARLLCDVTIEVVTPGSGPGTGRLFPCNRNVLAAACPYFKSMFTGGMYESHQANVTMHDVDAESFEVLVDYCYTGRVSLSEANVERLYAASDMLQLEYVREACASFLARRLDLANCTAIFKFADAFGHRKLRSQAQSFIAHNFKQLSQMGSIREETLADLTLAQLLSILRLDSLNIELEQTVCHVAVQWLEAAPKERGPSAAEVFKCVRWTHFTDENKDYLEGLLTNTIVKKYCLDLIEGALQMRYGDKLCKALAPKPETSSGSCGGGSSSSGGSGGGSSGGSGSGGSGGSGVGGGGSSSSSSSSSVVPIAENPPQRLGVCAKKMVIFFGHPRDPFLCCDPYTGDIYKVPSPLTCLAHTRTVTTLAVCVSPDHDIYLAAQPRKDLWVYKPAQNSWQQLADRLLCREGMDVAYLNGYIYILGGRDPITGVKLKEVECYSVQRNQWALVAPLPHSFISFDLMVIQNYLYALNSKRMFCYDPSHNMWLKCVSLKRNDFQEACVFNDEIYCICDIPVMKVYNPVRGEWRQINNIPLVSETNNYRIINHGQKLLLITSRTPQWKKNRVTVYEYDTRGDQWINIGTTLGLFQFDSNFFCLSARVYPSCLEPGHSFLTEEEDVPSESSTEWDLGGFSELDSESGSSSSLSDDDLWVQVAPQ